A stretch of DNA from Cellulomonas fengjieae:
AGGTCACCCGGCCCGCACCCGACCCCGCGGCGCTGCCGACGGTCTCCTGGCAGGAGGTCGCACGCCGGGTCGCCGCCGGGGAGGTCGGCCGGCTCGACCCGGGCCTGGTCGACCTGCGTGAGGCGCTGCTGCCGTCGCCGCACGTCACCTTCGTCGACGAGGTCCGCACGTGGGCCGCCCCGACGTTCGAGTCCGACCGCCCCGTCGTCGAGGTGCTCGTCGAGCTCGCGCACCGGATCCGCACGGAGCTGGCCTACCGCTCGGGCTCCACCACGGTGCACACCACCCAGGCGCAGCTGCTCGCGCAGAAGGCCGGGGTCTGCCAGGACTTCGCGCACCTGATGATCGCGGCTCTGCGGCTGCACGGGCTGCCCGCGCGGTACTCCAGCGGCTACATCGAGACCCGCCCGCCGGCGGGCCGCGCCAAGCTGCGCGGAGCGGACGCGTCCCACGCCTGGGTGTCCGCCTGGGTGCCGGGCGCGGGCTGGGTCGAGGTCGACCCGACCAACGACCAGCTCGTCGACGAGCGCTACGTGCTGCTCGGCTGGGGTCGCGACTACGACGACGTGCCGCCGCTGCGGGGCGTCATCTTCACCGAGGGGTCCGGCTCGCGGCTCACGGTGTCGGTGGACCTGGTGCCCAGCGGCACCGACCCGTTCATCTAGCGGCGCGCGGTCGCCCGGTCCTGCAGCTCCTCGGGCGGCACGACGAACCCGCCGCTGTCCACCACGGTCCCGCCGACGGCCCGCCACAGGGCCGCCGCGACGCGCGCGACCGACGGCTGGACCCGCGCCCGGGCGATGAGGTGCAGCTGCGACGGCTGCTCGACGTGCAGCTCCTCCGGCTCCGGCGGCTGCCAGCTGACCCGGTACGACCACGGTCCGTAGGCCCGCCAGTCCAGCCGCAGCAGCGCCGCGGGGACCTCCGCCGAGCGGCCGGTGCGGACGGTGATCGCGCCGTCGTACTCGAACGTGGCGGTCACGGAGAACGTCAGCCCGTCCGCCGCCTGCTGCGGCACCTCGGTCGGGCCGACACGCGCCCCGCTCATGGCCGGCCGCACCAGCGGGAGCGCGTCCTGGGCGGACAGCGGCTGCGCCGACCAGAGCGTCAGGTCCACCGCGGCGCCGGGGTCGGGGACCACCACCCGGGCACGGTCGGCGGTGACGACGCTGCCTCCCGCACGCCGCGCCGCCGCCGTCATCCAGGCCAGCGCCAGGTCGGGCGCGTGCGACTCCGCGGGCACCAGCGCGTACAGGTCCACCTGCCCCGCGGGGCCGCCGGGCACCGGTCCTTCCAGCGACGTGGAACCGTCGAGCCGCAGCAGGCCGGGTGCCGGGTCGGCCGCCTCGGCGGCGATGCCGCGGAACCGGGCACCGGTCATCGGCCGGGACCGGGCCGCCGCCTCACCGGCGCTCACCGGTTCCCGCGCCCAGGCGGCGTCCGGGAACCACGCGGCGGCCAGGTCGAGCGGGTCGGTGCCCCCCGGGAGCACGAGGACGTGCAGGCCGTCGAGCTCCCGGGGCAGATCCACGCTGGGCACACTCATGCCGCAGGACCGTACACACCTTGTGAGTCGCGCAGATGTCGTTTCGGCGAGTCGTCCGCACGCGCGTCGTCCACAGGTTCCGGCGTGCTGCACACGGCTGTGGACACAACCTGTGGACAACTCCCGTCGCGTCAGGCGCGGACGTCGTGGAGGTGGTGCACCACGTCGTGCAGGAAGTACTGCCCGAGGGTCAGCACGGTGAACCGGGACCCGTTCGAGCGCCGCCCCGGTCGCTCCCACTGGTCGTCGGCCACCGAGTCGAACCGGTCGGCCGTGGCCCGGGCCGCCTCGGCCAGCTCGTCCGCCACCACCGACGGGTCCTGCAGGTCGTACCTGTCCTCGAGCGCGGTGGCGTCCTGGTCCCAGTTGTCGAACAGCGGGTCGTCCTGCGTCAGCATCAGGTCCAGGCGGGCACCGAAGATCCGGATCCCGTCCCGCACGTGGGCGCCGTACTCGAGCGTCGACCACGTGGTGGGCTCCGGCCGGTCACGGGCGTCGGGGCGCTGGAGGGCCGCCACCCACCGCGGCGTCGCCTCCCGGAGCGTCGCGCCGACGTCGGGGCCCGCCACGTCCACGGCCGTGTGACCGCAGTCCGGGCACTGCTGCGACAGCACCCACGTCCAGTCCTTGGTGTCGGGCGGGATCTGCTCGTTCGTCGTCATCCTGGCACGCTAGACGACACGTCCTCGGCCTCACTGCCAGGAGGCGTCGATCTCCCGCCAGTCGCCTGGCGCCGCCCCGCGCGCCGCGACTGGGCGAAGTTCCCCTCCGATCCTCGCCCAGCCGCCGTCACGTGTACATGCGGACCGTAGGGCGCCACCCGTTGCAGGAGGGTTGCAGCGTTGTCGTTCTGCGGGTGGGACGCCTCTACGCGCGCGGCGGGGCTCCGAGCCTGCGGCCCAGCAGGTCCAGGCGGCCCACGGCGCGCACGTGGACCGGGGAGCCCTTCGGCGCCAGCCAGGCCAGCCGCTCCCACGCCTGCCAGTCCTCGGCACCGGCGTCGGAGGCCAGCCAGCGGCTGACGACCTCCGGCAGGGGGCTCGCCAGCACGGCACCGCGCACGTCGGCCGCGAGCTCGTCGCGGATCCGCTCGACGCCGGGCGCCACGGACCGCGCCAGGACGGGGGCGCAGTAGGCGGTGAGCGCGGCATCCACGTCGCCCGTGTCGAGCATCGCGTGGACCATGTCGACGTCGGTGCGCAGCGGGGCGGTCAGCCGGTACGGGCGCGACTCGCTCAGCAGGGGGCCGACCAGCCGACGCAGGCGGGAGACCTCGGCACGCACGGTGACGTCCGACAGCTCGTGCTCGCTGAGCAGGACGGCGAGCTCGTCGGCGCTCAGGCCTGCGGGGTGCCGCGACAGGAGCAGGAGCAGCTCGGCGTGGCGCAGGCTCAGCCGCACCGTGGCGCCGCCCAGGTGCAGCGTCGGTGCGCCCAGCACGCGCAGGCGTGCGGTGGCCGTGCCGCCGAGCACGACGACCGGGTGCTGCTCGGTCGGTGCCGCCGCGGCGCGCGCGAGCTCCGCCTCGACGGCGGCCACGGTGGCGCGCACGAGGGACATCACCAGGCCGGACGCCACCATGGGGCCGCCCGTCACGTCGAGCACCCCGAGCACCTGGCCGCTCGGTGCGTGCACCGGGACGGCGGAGCAGCTCCACGGGTGGATCTTCACGGCGTAGTGCTCGCTGCCGACCACCTGCACCGGCCGGTTCGTGGTCAGGGCCGTGCCGAGCGCGTTGGTCCCGGCACAGTCCTCGCGCCACACGGCGCCCTCGACGAACCCGACGCCCTCGACCCGGCTGCGCACCTGGGGGTCGCCCTCGACCCAGAGCATCCGGCCGACGTCGTCGGTGAGCGCGGTGACCCACCCGGCATCGGCTCCCGGGCGCACGAGCAGCTCGCGGATCACCGGCATCGCCGCCGCCAGCGCGAGGGCGCGACGGTAGCCGGACAGCGCGTTGCCGGACATGTCCACGGGCGCGTTCTGCACGTCGGGGTCGACGCCGCTGCGCCGGCTACGCCGCCACGACTCGGCGACGAGCGTCCGCACCGCGCGGCTGGGGACCTGGCCGGTGGTGACGAACAGCTCGTGGGCAGCACGCACCCGGGCGGCATCCACGGTCTCGCTCATCCGGCTCCTCCAGATCGGGCCCTGCACTAGCACGCCGGCCAGGGCCTGCGCCAGCGAGTCTACGAACCCCGGGCTCCGGAGACCCCCCAAATCGGACATGTGTTCCGCAGGATCGCGCGGAGGTGACCCTCCACACTCGGCCGTCGGCCCATTTTGATGACACTCCGTGCGATCATGTCACCATGCCCAAGATCATCGGCGGGTCCCTGCACGAGCACCGCGAGCAGACGCGCCAGAAGCTCTTCGGGGCGCTCGCGGCCCTCATGGCCGAGCAGGGGTTCGACGCCATCACCCTCGCGGAGATCGCGAACGCGGCCGGCGTGGGACGGACCGCCGTCTACAACCACTTCCCCGACAAGGAGTCCCTCCTGCTGGGGTTCATCACGCACGAGACCGAGCAGTACGCGACCACGCTGCAGCGCGCGCTGGACGACATCGACGACCCGACCGAGCAGCTGCGGACCTACGTCCGCCAGCAGGCCACCCTGACCCGCGTCTACCACCTGGCCCCCGGCCCCGAGCTGCGCTCGGTCCTGTCCCGCGGCACCCAGCAGCGCGTCCGCGAGCACGTCGTGGTGGTCGAGCAGATCCTGCGCCGGATCCTCGCCGCCGGCATCGAGTCCGGCGCCTTCCCTCCCCAGGACCTGGACGTCACCGTCCCCCTGGTCAACGCGTGCCTGTCCGGCCGCGGCGTGCCTGCCGACGGCCCCGAGCGCGAGCGCGCGATCCTGCAGACCGAGACGTTCGTGCTCCGCGCGGTCGGCGCCACCGCCTCCGTGCCCCAGCTCGCGTCGGCCTGACCCGGTGGCGAAGCGCGCCCGCGGTGGCACTCCCCCCGCCCATCACGGCAGCCACCCGGTCGGTCGGCGGCCCCGGACGCGGCCTCCCGTGCGGCGGTCCACGGACCTCGAGCTGACGTTCCTGCCTGGCCTGGCCGACGTGCTCGCCGACGAGGCGGCCGGGATCCTCATGCTCGATGGCAGCCCGACGCCGGTGCCCGGCCGCGAGGACGCCCTCGACGTGGCGCACTGGGGTCCGCTGGAGGCGGTGCTCGACCTGCGCACGGCCGTCGCGGCCTTCCTCGTCCTGCACTTCGACGTCCCCCGGCCCAAGTCGCTGACCAGCGGCGACCATCTCCAGCGCATCGTCGACGCGATGTACGCCTCGTTACGGGTCGGCAGCTCCTCGAGCTTCCGGTTCGAGGCCGCGGGCAGCGACTCCGCCGTGTTCGGGCGGCTGGCCGACCTGCTCGCCGAGGCCACCGGGCTGCGGTACGACGAGGCCGCCGGGGAGCTCGTCCTGCGTGTGCGCCGGGGC
This window harbors:
- a CDS encoding transglutaminase family protein, encoding MSRTYDLVHRTTYSYAHTVTDSYGRTTMTPRDVPGQACVASTIEIEPAPADTAAHVDYFGNRTTYFGVTTPHTRLVVTARSTVEVTRPAPDPAALPTVSWQEVARRVAAGEVGRLDPGLVDLREALLPSPHVTFVDEVRTWAAPTFESDRPVVEVLVELAHRIRTELAYRSGSTTVHTTQAQLLAQKAGVCQDFAHLMIAALRLHGLPARYSSGYIETRPPAGRAKLRGADASHAWVSAWVPGAGWVEVDPTNDQLVDERYVLLGWGRDYDDVPPLRGVIFTEGSGSRLTVSVDLVPSGTDPFI
- a CDS encoding DinB family protein, whose product is MTTNEQIPPDTKDWTWVLSQQCPDCGHTAVDVAGPDVGATLREATPRWVAALQRPDARDRPEPTTWSTLEYGAHVRDGIRIFGARLDLMLTQDDPLFDNWDQDATALEDRYDLQDPSVVADELAEAARATADRFDSVADDQWERPGRRSNGSRFTVLTLGQYFLHDVVHHLHDVRA
- a CDS encoding sigma-54-dependent transcriptional regulator family protein encodes the protein MSETVDAARVRAAHELFVTTGQVPSRAVRTLVAESWRRSRRSGVDPDVQNAPVDMSGNALSGYRRALALAAAMPVIRELLVRPGADAGWVTALTDDVGRMLWVEGDPQVRSRVEGVGFVEGAVWREDCAGTNALGTALTTNRPVQVVGSEHYAVKIHPWSCSAVPVHAPSGQVLGVLDVTGGPMVASGLVMSLVRATVAAVEAELARAAAAPTEQHPVVVLGGTATARLRVLGAPTLHLGGATVRLSLRHAELLLLLSRHPAGLSADELAVLLSEHELSDVTVRAEVSRLRRLVGPLLSESRPYRLTAPLRTDVDMVHAMLDTGDVDAALTAYCAPVLARSVAPGVERIRDELAADVRGAVLASPLPEVVSRWLASDAGAEDWQAWERLAWLAPKGSPVHVRAVGRLDLLGRRLGAPPRA
- a CDS encoding TetR/AcrR family transcriptional regulator, whose protein sequence is MPKIIGGSLHEHREQTRQKLFGALAALMAEQGFDAITLAEIANAAGVGRTAVYNHFPDKESLLLGFITHETEQYATTLQRALDDIDDPTEQLRTYVRQQATLTRVYHLAPGPELRSVLSRGTQQRVREHVVVVEQILRRILAAGIESGAFPPQDLDVTVPLVNACLSGRGVPADGPERERAILQTETFVLRAVGATASVPQLASA